In Lates calcarifer isolate ASB-BC8 linkage group LG15, TLL_Latcal_v3, whole genome shotgun sequence, one genomic interval encodes:
- the LOC108885904 gene encoding complexin-3, whose protein sequence is MESVVRVKKSLRRPIRKLTSCVSGVKERRLCAKSRNRRGRGGGGRGGSKRLGKTPPPRHAHPKDPSVIRSYQADLEKERQQREAMNAQKNAERAAMRAHFRRKYQLSENPKDINHLRSVGGKVSLPRELSKIIHPDTKTKDDSFNLLSAFQGLSFGTAVLTGRKHSRTPTPTPASGDSCKVM, encoded by the exons ATGGAGTCTGTGGTGAGAGTGAAAAAGTCCCTGAGGAGGCCCATCAGGAAGCTGACCAGCTGTGTGTCAGGGGTGAAGGAGCGGAGGCTGTGTGCCAAATCCAGGAACAGGAGGGGCCGAGGcgggggaggcagaggaggatcCAAGAGGTTGGGGAAGACCCCTCCTCCCCGACATGCACATCCCAAAGACCCATCAGTCATCCGCTCATACCAGGCGGACCTGGAGAAGGAGAGGCAA CAGCGGGAAGCGATGAACGCTCAGAAGAACGCAGAGAGAGCAGCTATGAGAGCTCATTTCAGGAGAAAATACCAGCTGTCTGAG AACCCGAAGGACATAAACCACCTGAGGTCCGTTGGAGGGAAAGTGTCGCTCCCCCGCGAACTCTCGAAGATCATTCATCCTGACACCAAAACCAAGGACGACAGCTTTAACCTGCTGAGCGCCTTTCAAGGCCTCAGCTTCGGCACAGCGGTGCTCACagggaggaaacacagcaggacGCCAACACCTACACCAGCAAGTGGGGACTCTTGTAAAGTCATGTGA
- the LOC108885972 gene encoding meiotic recombination protein REC8 homolog yields MFYYPTVLKHHTGCFSTIWLVATKGIRVPRRDFLKVNVKSTCDDIMNYVLERVPPPRPGLPRPRFSLYLSSQLQYGVIVVYHRQCAILLEELHTIVGQLVKQATSQKIDMDDYSRQSLLLPDALSLLEEAEGALDPLFGVMDSPSTLLQMGEEYQREASPELPELISPTAAAAAENGMTASPETITMRETEPVAMPVTEFEGEELIHQHPETIDFLLEQPDYFPEEDLEAQREKETRGEQERELERRGTEGDLEEERAKELTGSVNGLQPTTASSEEATLLPQEGPGLSVEKPEPPPDQLTPVSAPPLPSPPSAEREREIPIVALEDLPTPEERRRRQLIFFDSVTQIPQEVLQQQIDDPLTETSPPPFLPPPSDISLSATELLNNPCTFLPEEVLFLWRQAATITPVPGSDLQVGERGPESTDSEKEREREMAEAAEREEERLELSPKEVPKDLAEEEMFDISGMGTLPLEASDQREVSREMSPIDSSEREGSTVSRPVPALGDIPEVVDEALERALPEHEPAPAPVLFRSLLPPDVDRRTVSTTFQRLLENLSARKMCVEQSEPYGDILISLGPEYQEVQLTV; encoded by the exons ATGTTTTACTACCCCACAGTTTTAAAGCATCATACTGGATGTTTCTCTACAATTTG GCTGGTTGCTACAAAAGGTATCAGAGTTCCTCGCAGGGATTTCCTGAAAGTGAACGTCAAAAGCACGTG TGATGACATCATGAACTATGTGCTGGAACGGGTCCCGCCGCCTCGGCCTGGTCTGCCACGACCCCGCTTCTCCCTCTACCTGTCCTCCCAGCTCCAGTACGGCGTCATCGTCGTCTACCACCGGCAGTGTGCTATTCTCCTGG AGGAACTTCACACCATCGTGGGCCAACTGGTGAAACAAGCGACGTCCCAGAAAATTGATATGGATGACTACAGCAG ACAATCTCTGTTGCTCCCGGATGCTCTGTCTCTCCTGGAGGAAGCAGAAGGAGCTCTGGACCCTTTGTTTGGAGTGATGGACAGTCCCAGTACACTGTTACAG aTGGGTGAGGAGTATCAGAGAGAGGCCTCTCCTGAGCTTCCTGAACTGATCAGcccaactgctgctgctgctgcagaaaacg GCATGACTGCATCTCCTGAGACCATCACTATGAGAGAGACGGAGCCGGTTGCTATGCCTGTTACAGAG TTTGAGGGTGAAGAGCTCATCCATCAGCATCCAGAGACCATTGACTTCCTCTTGGAGCAGCCAGATTACTTTCCAGAGG AGGATTtggaggcacagagagaaaaagagacacggggagagcaagagagggagctggagaggcgagggacagagggagacctggaggaagagagagcaaaagagctCACAGGATCTGTTAATGG ATTACAGCCCACCACTGCCTCCAGTGAAGAGGCCacactgctgcctcaggaaGGGCCTGGTCTGTCGGTGGAGAAGCCAGAACCCCCCCCAGACCAGCTCACTCCCGTCTCtgctccccctctcccctcGCCACCCTCTGCAGAGAGGGAACGTGAAATACCGATTGTGGCATTAGAG GACTTGCCCactccagaggagaggaggaggaggcagctgaTCTTCTTCGACTCGGTGACCCAGATCCCCCAGgaggtgctgcagcagcagatcgACGACCCCCTGACTGAGACCAGCCCTCCACCTTTTTTACCACCTCCATCTGACATAAGTCTCTCTGCTACTGAACTCCTCAACAACCCCTGCACCT tcTTGCCTGAAGAGGTGCTGTTTCTATGGAGACAGGCTGCGACTATCACGCCTGTCCCTGGCTCGGACCTGCAGGTTGGGGAGAGAGGGCCCGAGTCCACTGactcagagaaggagagagagcgcGAGATGGCCGAGGCAGCcgaaagggaggaggagaggcttgAGCTCAGCCCCAAAGAG GTCCCTAAAGATTTGGCCGAAGAGGAGATGTTTGATATTTCAG GCATGGGCACACTGCCACTGGAGGCCTCCGACCAAAGGGAGGTGTCACGAGAGATGTCGCCCATAGActcatcagagagagaagg gtCCACCGTCTCCAGGCCTGTCCCCGCACTGGGGGACATCCCAGAGGTGGTGGACGAAGCCCTGGAGAGAGCA TTGCCCGAGCACGAACCAGCACCAGCACCTGTGCTTTTCCGGTCTCTTCTGCCGCCGGACGTCGACCGCAGGACTGTCAGCACCACTTTTCAAAGGCTCCTGG AGAATTTATCAGCCAGGaagatgtgtgtggagcagagcGAGCCTTATGGTGACATCTTGATATCACTTGGGCCTGAATACCAGGAGGTGCAGCTGACTGTGTGA
- the clk2b gene encoding dual specificity protein kinase CLK2b: MMGKTELYSLYKGFLDCICLCLSRGNDEAAAVNERDTENGHLIYKSGDILEDRYEIVDTLGEGTFGKVVQCLDHGRGGSQVALKIIKNLEKYREAAKLEVNVLEKISEKDPHNKHHCVQMLDWFNYYGHVCISFELLSLSTFDFLKANNFLPYPINQIRRMAHQICHAVRFLHDNKLTHTDLKPENILFVNSDYSLVYNAEKKCNERRINDTTVRLVDFGSATFDHEHHSAVISTRHYRAPEVILELGWSHPCDVWSIGCILFEYYEGFTLFQTHDNKEHLAMMERIQGPIPQRMIQRSRKQRYFHRGRLDWNECSKAGRYVKAKCKPLRKYLLSHGTEHHQFFDLLERMLEYEPSKRISLSSALRHPFFLPLVHPGRSHVWRNSCDMSR, encoded by the exons ATGATGGGAAAGACAGAGCTGTACTCTCTGTATAAGGGTTTTCTGGACTGTATttgcctctgcctctct CGGGGCAACGACGAAGCTGCAGCCGTCAACGAGAGGGACACCGAGAACGGTCACCTGATCTACAAAAGTGGGGACATCCTTGAAGACAGAT ATGAGATAGTCGACACTCTAGGTGAGGGGACTTTTGGGAAGGTGGTACAATGTTTGGACCACGGCAG GGGAGGAAGTCAAGTCGCCCTGAAGATCATTAAGAACCTGGAGAAATACAGAGAGGCAGCCAAACTGGAAGTCAATGTCCTGGAGAAGATCAGTGAGAAAGATCCACACAACAAGCA TCACTGTGTGCAGATGCTGGACTGGTTTAACTACTACGGCCACGTGTGCATCTCTTTCGAGCTGCTGTCTCTCAGCACCTTTGACTTCTTGAAAGCAAACAATTTCCTGCCTTATCCCATTAACCAGATCCGACGCATGGCCCACCAGATTTGCCACGCTGTCAGAT TTCTCCATGACAACAAGCTGACTCACACTGACCTGAAGCCAGAGAACATCCTCTTTGTCAACTCAGACTACTCCCTCGTATACAACGCTGAGAAG AAGTGCAATGAGAGAAGAATAAATGACACCACAGTGCGGCTTGTTGACTTTGGCAGTGCCACTTTTGACCACGAACACCACTCTGCCGTCATCTCGACTCGTCATTACCGAGCTCCAGAGGTCATTCTGG AGCTGGGCTGGAGTCACCCCTGTGATGTCTGGAGTATTGGCTGCATCCTGTTTGAATACTACGAAGGCTTCACACTGTTTCAG ACACATGACAATAAGGAACATCTCGCCATGATGGAGAGAATACAGGGACCAATTCCTCAGAGAATGATCCAAAGGAGCAG GAAGCAGAGGTATTTCCACCGCGGGCGTCTCGACTGGAACGAGTGCTCCAAGGCCGGACGCTATGTCAAAGCCAAGTGCAAACCGTTGAGG aagtACTTGTTGTCACATGGGACAGAACACCACCAGTTTTTCGATCTCCTTGAGAGGATGCTGGAGTACGAGCCCTCAAAACGCATTTCTCTTTCGTCTGCTCTACGCCACCCTTTCTTCCTGCCCCTCGTTCACCCAGGAAGGAGTCATGTCTGGAGAAACAGCTGCGATATGAGCAGATGA